A single region of the Brachypodium distachyon strain Bd21 chromosome 3, Brachypodium_distachyon_v3.0, whole genome shotgun sequence genome encodes:
- the LOC100841143 gene encoding aspartic proteinase nepenthesin-1 — MMKCMGPLQALMSCLVLLTSLAVSAPSGYRLALTHVDSKIGFTKTELMRRAAHRSRLQALSGYDANSPRLHSVQVEYLMELAIGTPPVPFVALADTGSDLTWTQCQPCKLCFPQDTPVYDPSASSTFSPVPCSSATCLPTWRSRNCSNPSSPCRYIYSYSDGAYSVGILGTETLTIGSSVPGQTVSVGSVAFGCGTDNGGDSLNSTGTVGLGRGTLSLLAQLGVGKFSYCLTDFFNSTMDSPFFLGTLAELAPGPGTVQSTPLLQSPLNPSRYFVNLQGISLGDVRLPIPNGTFDLRADGNGGMMVDSGTTFTILAKSGFREVVDRVAQLLGQPPVNASSLDSPCFPSPDGEPFMPDLVLHFAGGADMRLHRDNYMSYNEDDSSFCLNIVGSPSTWSRLGNFQQQNIQMLFDMTVGQLSFLPTDCSKL, encoded by the coding sequence ATGATGAAATGCATGGGCCCCTTGCAAGCCCTGATGAGCTGCTTGGTCCTACTTACCTCACTGGCCGTGTCGGCGCCATCCGGCTACCGCTTGGCGCTCACCCACGTCGACTCCAAAATCGGATTCACCAAGACAGAGCTCATGCGCCGGGCCGCGCACAGAAGCCGCCTCCAAGCGCTATCTGGTTATGACGCAAACTCGCCCAGGCTCCACTCGGTTCAAGTCGAATACCTGATGGAGCTGGCCATCGggacgccgccggtgccgttCGTCGCCCTCGCCGACACCGGCAGCGACCTCACCTGGACGCAATGCCAGCCATGCAAGCTGTGCTTCCCGCAGGACACACCCGTCTACGACCCCTCGGCCTCGTCCACCTTCTCCCCGGTGCCCTGCTCCAGCGCCACGTGCCTGCCCACATGGAGGAGCCGGAACTGCAGTAACCCAAGCTCGCCCTGCCGGTACATCTACTCCTACAGCGATGGCGCCTACTCGGTTGGCATCCTGGGCACAGAGACACTCACGATCGGCTCTAGCGTGCCCGGGCAAACCGTCTCTGTCGGCAGTGTTGCATTCGGCTGCGGCACCGACAACGGCGGCGACTCGCTCAACTCCACTGGGACGGTCGGCCTCGGCCGCGGGACTCTGTCGCTCCTGGCGCAGCTAGGCGTCGGCAAGTTCTCCTACTGCCTCACCGACTTCTTCAACTCTACTATGGATAGCCCATTTTTTCTCGGCACCCTGGCGGAGCTGGCCCCCGGGCCCGGCACCGTGCAGTCGACGCCGCTACTGCAGAGCCCGCTGAATCCGTCGCGGTACTTTGTCAACCTCCAGGGTATATCGCTCGGCGACGTCCGCCTGCCCATCCCGAACGGCACATTCGACCTGCGCGCCGACGGCAACGGCGGgatgatggtggactccgggACAACCTTCACCATCCTCGCCAAAAGCGGTTTCAGGGAGGTCGTCGACCGCGTGGCACAGCTGCTTGGCCAGCCGCCGGTGAACGCCTCCAGCCTGGACAGCCCATGCTTCCCATCTCCGGACGGTGAGCCGTTTATGCCGGACTTGGTGCTGCACTTTGCCGGCGGTGCGGACATGAGGCTGCATAGGGACAACTACATGTCCTATAACGAAGATGACTCGTCCTTCTGCTTGAACATTGTCGGGTCGCCGTCCACGTGGTCCAGGCTGGGCAACTTCCAGCAGCAGAATATACAGATGCTGTTCGACATGACCGTAGGGCAGCTGTCGTTCCTGCCCACCGACTGCAGTAAGCTCTGA
- the LOC100839619 gene encoding protein LNK2 encodes MHASMGRRRRGFEPRDETTHFVMEDFAPSNDGTMLVHGRGKSKMYPAGFSTNSTPIQSRSVEEPCGNGNFVHKNDITVLPMSAEAGLFSADGYAGTSGVSDVCSSEEGSTARPQDEHGNKGDDLFLLDWPELGSLEDFETDLRKFDTTFELDSGSNYFDDPMWPSICSPDVQLVPRSRFDSPNSSAVANETATNPISKPTVSVPDTTDQINMADPLKTQQPSMNKRRDGLPTNRSASVETGRHFAPPRHAEDGLSICAPDLVILGSTKKKKPDAMAPDMILDEMAGNPLEMYFPPLTTYEQLPEDPPRSAAMALEAVAAAPVKHLGFQKLQEGMNQLDVGTKTCIRDALYRLAHSVEQTHCVGQQQLTGGGIVGSSGPNRFGKGIRTETQASPMDRSVAQLLLQKPPLNRKTSSQANHVT; translated from the exons ATGCATGCGTCGatgggaaggagaagaaggggctTCGAACCCCGCGACGAG ACCACCCACTTCGTTATGGAGGACTTTGCTCCAAGCAACGATGGGACCATGCTGGTTCATGGCCGTGGCAAATCGAAGATGTACCCGGCTGGATTTTCGACGAATTCGACACCCATTCAGAGCAGGAGCGTCGAGGAACCCTGCGGAAACGGGAATTTTGTCCACAAGAACGATATAACTGTCCTCCCAATGA GTGCAGAAGCAGGACTGTTCTCTGCCGATGGATACGCTGGAACCAGCGGCGTTTCAGACGTTTGTTCGTCAGAAGAAGGCAGTACTGCGCGGCCACAAGATGAGCACGGGAACAAAGGGGACGATCTGTTTCTCCTTGATTGGCCTGAGCTGGGTAGCCTGGAGGATTTCGAGACAGACCTGAG AAAATTCGATACGACCTTCGAACTCGACAGCGGGAGCAATTATTTTGACGACCCAATGTGGCCTTCGATATGCTCGCCAGATGTTCAGCTTGTACCAAGGAGCCGCTTTGACAGTCCCAATTCTTCAGCTGTCGCAAACGAGACCGCGACTAATCCTATATCAAAACCAACAGTTTCAGTTCCTGACACTACTGACCAG ATTAACATGGCAGATCCTCTCAAGACACAACAGCCATCCATGAACAAACGAAGGGATGGGCTGCCAACGAACCGTTCTGCTTCGGTGGAAACCGGCCGCCATTTTGCTCCTCCACGGCATGCAGAAGATGGCCTCTCGATCTGCGCGCCGGATCTCGTCATCCTTGGttcgacgaagaagaagaagccggaCGCAATGGCCCCTGACATGATCCTGGACGAAATGGCTGGGAACCCGCTGGAGATGTACTTCCCTCCATTGACGACGTACGAACAGCTTCCTGAAGACCCTCCTcgctcggcggccatggctctGGAGGCTGTTGCGGCCGCGCCCGTGAAGCATCTTGGCTTCCAGAAGCTTCAGGAAGGCATGAATCAG TTGGACGTGGGAACCAAAACGTGCATAAGAGACGCCCTGTATCGGCTGGCCCACAGCGTCGAGCAAACGCATTGCGTCGGCCAGCAGCAGCTTACGGGTGGAGGAATCGTGGGATCGTCAGGACCAAACAG GTTCGGAAAGGGCATACGGACCGAGACGCAGGCGAGCCCGATGGACCGCTCGGTGGCGCAGCTTCTCCTCCAGAAGCCGCCGCTGAACCGGAAGACCAGTTCCCAggcaaatcatgtcacatga
- the LOC100840539 gene encoding aspartic proteinase nepenthesin-1 has protein sequence MVKCMGPLQALSLVLLTSLAVSAPSGYRLVLTHVDSKGGYTKTELMRRAVHRSRLRALSGYDATSPRLHSVQVEYLMELAIGKPPVPFVALADTGSDLTWTQCQPCKLCFPQDTPVYDPSASSTFSPLPCSSATCLPIWSRNCTPSSLCRYRYAYGDGAYSAGILGTETLTLGPSSAPVSVGGVAFGCGTDNGGDSLNSTGTVGLGRGTLSLLAQLGVGKFSYCLTDFFNSALDSPFLLGTLAELAPGPSTVQSTPLLQSPQNPSRYFVSLQGISLGDVRLPIPNGTFDLRGDGTGGMIVDSGTTFTILAESGFREVVGRVARVLGQPPVNASSLDAPCFPAPAGEPPYMPDLVLHFAGGADMRLYRDNYMSYNEEDSSFCLNIAGTTPESTSVLGNFQQQNIQMLFDTTVGQLSFLPTDCSKL, from the coding sequence ATGGTGAAATGCATGGGTCCCTTGCAAGCCCTGAGCTTGGTCCTACTAACCTCACTGGCCGTGTCGGCGCCATCTGGCTACCGCTTGGTGCTCACCCACGTCGACTCCAAAGGCGGCTACACCAAGACAGAGCTCATGCGCCGGGCCGTGCACAGAAGCCGCCTCCGAGCGCTATCCGGTTATGACGCAACCTCGCCCAGGCTCCACTCGGTTCAAGTCGAATACCTGATGGAGCTGGCCATCGGGAAGCCGCCGGTGCCATTCGTCGCCCTCGCCGACACCGGCAGCGACCTCACCTGGACACAGTGCCAGCCATGCAAGCTGTGCTTCCCGCAGGACACGCCCGTCTACGACCCCTCGGCCTCGTCCACCTTCTCCCCGTTGCCCTGCTCCAGCGCCACATGCCTGCCCATATGGAGCCGGAACTGCACCCCAAGCTCGCTCTGCCGGTACCGCTACGCCTACGGCGACGGCGCCTACTCAGCTGGCATCCTTGGCACGGAGACACTCACGCTCGGCCCCTCTAGTGCGCCTGTCTCCGTCGGCGGCGTGGCGTTCGGCTGTGGCACCGACAATGGTGGCGACTCCCTCAATTCCACTGGGACGGTCGGCCTCGGCCGCGGGACTCTGTCGCTCCTGGCGCAGCTAGGCGTCGGCAAGTTCTCCTACTGCCTCACCGACTTCTTCAACTCTGCTCTAGATAGCCCATTCTTGCTCGGCACCCTGGCGGAGCTAGCCCCCGGGCCCAGCACTGTGCAGTCGACGCCGCTGCTGCAGAGCCCACAGAACCCGTCACGGTACTTTGTCTCCCTCCAGGGCATATCACTGGGCGACGTCCGCCTTCCCATCCCGAACGGCACATTCGACCTGCGCGGCGATGGCACCGGCGGAATGATCGTGGACTCTGGGACGACCTTCACCATCCTCGCGGAAAGCGGCTTCAGGGAGGTTGTCGGCCGCGTGGCGCGGGTGCTCGGCCAGCCGCCTGTGAACGCCTCCAGCCTGGACGCCCCATGCTTCCCAGCTCCGGCCGGTGAGCCCCCGTATATGCCGGACTTGGTGCTGCACTTTGCTGGCGGTGCGGATATGAGGCTGTATAGGGACAACTACATGTCCTACAACGAAGAGGACTCGTCCTTCTGCTTGAACATTGCCGGGACGACGCCTGAGTCCACGTCCGTGCTGGGCAACTTCCAACAGCAGAATATACAGATGCTGTTCGACACCACCGTAGGGCAGCTCTCGTTCCTGCCCACCGACTGCAGTAAGCTCTGA
- the LOC100823884 gene encoding annexin D1, producing the protein MATLSVPAAVPPVAEDCEQLRKAFQGWGTNERLIISILAHRDAAQRRAIRAAYAEQYGEELLRALGDEIHGKFERAVIQWTLDPAERDAVLASEEARKWHPGGRALVEIACARTPAQLFAARQAYHERFKRSLEEDVAAHATGDFRKLLVPLVSAYRYDGPEVNTSLAHSEAKILHEKINDGAYGDDEIIRILTTRSKAQLLATFNSYNDQFSHPITKDLKADPKDEFQATLRAIIRCFTCPDRYFEKIIRLALGGVGTDENSLTRIITTRAEVDLKLIKEAYQKRNSVPLEKAVSKDTTRDYEDMLLALLGAEY; encoded by the exons ATGGCGACGCTctccgtccccgccgccgtcccgcccGTCGCCGAGGACTGCGAGCAGCTCCGCAAGGCCTTCCAAG GGTGGGGCACGAACGAGAGGCTGATCATCTCCATCCTGGCGCACCGCGACGCCGCGCAGCGCCGCGCCATCCGCGCCGCCTACGCCGAGCAGTACGGCGAGGAGCTGCTCCGCGCCCTCGGCGACGAGATCCACGGCAAATTCGAG CGGGCGGTGATCCAGTGGACGCTGGACCCGGCGGAGCGGGACGCGGTGCTGGCGAGCGAGGAGGCCAGGAAGTGGCACCCGGGCGGCCGCGCGCTGGTGGAGATCGCGTGCGCGCGCACGCCCGCGCAGCTCTTCGCCGCCAGGCAGGCATACCACGAACGCTTCAAGCGCTCGCTCGAGGAGGACGTCGCCGCCCATGCCACCGGCGACTTCCGCAAG CTTTTGGTGCCTCTGGTAAGTGCATACCGCTATGATGGCCCGGAGGTGAATACATCTCTGGCACACTCTGAAGCCAAGATACTCCATGAGAAGATCAATGATGGGGCTTACGGTGATGATGAGATCATCAGGATTCTCACTACAAGGAGCAAAGCTCAGCTGCTTGCAACATTCAATAGTTACAATGATCAGTTCAGTCATCCCATCACTAAG GATCTGAAGGCTGATCCCAAGGACGAGTTCCAGGCAACATTGAGGGCGATCATAAGGTGCTTCACCTGCCCCGACAGGTACTTCGAGAAAATCATCCGATTGGCTCTTGGAGGCGTGGGCACAGACGAGAACTCGCTGACGAGGATCATAACCACTCGCGCCGAGGTGGACCTGAAGCTGATAAAGGAGGCATACCAGAAGAGGAACAGCGTCCCGCTGGAGAAGGCTGTTTCCAAAGACACAACCAGAGACTACGAGGATATGCTCCTTGCCCTCCTGGGAGCAGAGTACTGA
- the LOC100840837 gene encoding aspartic proteinase nepenthesin-1, with the protein MVKCMGPLQALMSCLVLLTSLAVSASSGYRLALTHVDSKIGLTKTELMRRAAHRSRLRALSGYDANSPRLHSVQVEYLMELAIGTPPVPFVALADTGSDLTWTQCQPCKLCFPQDTPVYDPSASSTFSPVPCSSATCLPVLRSRNCSTPSSLCRYGYSYSDGAYSAGILGTETLTLGSSVPGQAVSVSDVAFGCGTDNGGDSLNSTGTVGLGRGTLSLLAQLGVGKFSYCLTDFFNSTLDSPFLLGTLAELAPGPGAVQSTPLLQSPLNPSRYVVSLQGITLGDVRLPIPNKTFDLHANSTGGMVVDSGTTFSILPESGFRVVVDHVAQVLGQPPVNASSLDSPCFPAPAGERQLPFMPDLVLHFAGGADMRLHRDNYMSYNQEDSSFCLNIVGTTSTWSMLGNFQQQNIQMLFDMTVGQLSFLPTDCSKL; encoded by the coding sequence ATGGTGAAATGCATGGGCCCCTTGCAAGCCCTGATGAGCTGCTTGGTCCTACTTACCTCACTGGCCGTGTCGGCGTCATCCGGCTACCGCTTGGCGCTCACACACGTCGACTCCAAAATTGGCTTAACCAAGACAGAGCTCATGCGCCGGGCCGCGCACAGAAGCCGCCTCCGAGCACTATCCGGTTATGACGCAAACTCACCCAGGCTCCACTCGGTTCAAGTCGAATACCTGATGGAGCTGGCCATCGggacgccgccggtgccgttCGTCGCCCTCGCCGACACCGGCAGTGACCTCACCTGGACGCAGTGCCAGCCATGCAAGTTATGCTTCCCGCAGGACACGCCCGTCTATGAcccctcggcctcctccaccttcTCCCCGGTGCCCTGCTCCAGCGCCACGTGCCTGCCCGTATTGAGGAGCCGGAACTGCAGCACCCCAAGCTCGCTCTGCCGGTACGGCTACTCCTACAGCGACGGAGCCTACTCGGCTGGCATCCTGGGCACAGAGACGCTCACGCTCGGCTCTAGCGTGCCCGGGCAAGCCGTCTCTGTCAGCGACGTGGCATTCGGCTGCGGCACCGACAACGGAGGCGACTCGCTCAATTCCACTGGGACGGTCGGCCTCGGCCGCGGGACTCTGTCACTCCTGGCGCAGCTAGGCGTCGGCAAGTTCTCCTACTGCCTCACCGACTTCTTCAACTCTACTCTGGATAGCCCATTTTTGCTCGGCACCCTGGCGGAGCTGGCCCCTGGGCCCGGCGCCGTGCAGTCAACACCGCTACTTCAGAGCCCGCTGAACCCGTCGCGGTACGTGGTCTCCCTCCAGGGCATAACGCTCGGCGACGTCCGCCTTCCCATCCCAAACAAGACATTTGACCTGCACGCCAACAGCACCGGCGGGATGGTCGTGGACTCTGGGACGACCTTCAGTATCCTCCCGGAAAGTGGTTTCAGGGTGGTCGTTGACCACGTAGCGCAGGTGCTCGGCCAGCCGCCGGTGAACGCCTCCAGCCTGGACAGCCCATGCTTCCCAGCTCCGGCCGGTGAGCGGCAGCTCCCGTTTATGCCGGACTTGGTGCTGCACTTTGCCGGCGGTGCGGACATGAGGCTGCATAGGGACAACTACATGTCCTACAACCAAGAGGACTCATCCTTCTGCTTGAACATTGTCGGGACGACATCCACGTGGTCCATGCTGGGTAACTTCCAGCAGCAGAATATACAGATGCTGTTCGACATGACCGTAGGGCAGCTGTCGTTCCTGCCCACCGACTGCAGTAAGCTCTGA